One Methanobacterium bryantii genomic window carries:
- a CDS encoding PDGLE domain-containing protein — MNPKDKKFVMAGLAICIIIAVLSPFIASSNPDGLEKTAEDISTTQESNNYNAPMSDYMIPLLGEDNPYGGVLALIIGILITLAIAYVAAVLLRRKKPESLE, encoded by the coding sequence ATGAACCCTAAAGATAAGAAATTTGTCATGGCAGGTTTAGCAATCTGTATAATAATTGCTGTTCTATCGCCATTTATAGCTTCAAGCAACCCTGACGGTCTAGAAAAAACCGCAGAAGATATATCTACTACTCAAGAGTCAAACAACTACAACGCACCAATGTCAGACTACATGATACCTCTTTTAGGGGAAGACAATCCTTACGGCGGAGTACTAGCATTAATTATAGGTATTTTGATAACTTTAGCAATCGCATACGTTGCAGCAGTTTTATTGCGAAGAAAAAAACCAGAATCATTGGAATAA
- the cbiM gene encoding cobalt transporter CbiM — protein sequence MHIPNGFIPLWQCAIYFVILFIALYFSQRWARKNLDERSVPLMAVLAAGIFAIMSMNIPIAFGTSGHMVGGALIALVFCAPEAAVIVFTLVLLVQALFFGDGGITVLGANVLNMGIIGGFVGLYGFRALRKIVGKIPAIAIASWLSIFIAAEAVAVEMWLAGTFPLIAGLEMMGIYHALIGIIEAILTVVVIMALENVRPDLLAWNQKKKDDTKSEKLDVAAK from the coding sequence ATGCATATACCTAACGGTTTTATTCCTTTGTGGCAGTGTGCCATTTATTTTGTTATACTTTTTATTGCATTGTATTTCTCCCAGAGATGGGCTAGAAAGAATCTTGATGAACGGTCAGTTCCTTTAATGGCTGTTTTAGCCGCAGGTATATTTGCTATAATGTCCATGAATATTCCTATAGCCTTTGGAACCAGCGGACATATGGTTGGTGGAGCTTTAATTGCGCTTGTATTCTGTGCTCCAGAGGCAGCAGTTATAGTGTTCACTTTAGTACTACTTGTTCAGGCTTTATTCTTCGGTGATGGGGGAATAACAGTTTTAGGTGCTAACGTGCTTAATATGGGCATTATAGGAGGATTTGTAGGACTTTATGGATTCCGTGCCCTTAGAAAAATAGTAGGAAAAATACCTGCCATAGCCATAGCCTCATGGTTATCAATATTTATAGCAGCTGAAGCAGTTGCAGTTGAAATGTGGCTGGCTGGAACATTCCCACTCATAGCCGGACTTGAAATGATGGGAATATACCACGCACTAATAGGGATTATCGAAGCAATTCTAACAGTTGTTGTAATCATGGCATTAGAAAATGTGCGCCCAGATTTACTGGCATGGAACCAGAAGAAAAAAGATGATACAAAATCTGAAAAACTAGATGTGGCAGCAAAATGA
- a CDS encoding FmdE family protein, with protein sequence MNDYEVLLNRAKDLHGEVCPGVIMGTRMSIAAMKKLNMDPLKPNENLIVTVETDRCMPDAVQAITGCTVGRRTLKCRDYGKFVATFVDMTTGEAVRVSAKDDLVDSTPGLWTWFKDVAELAREKNMPKVMEEKKSAIKKLSEMPDEDLLSLVELQIDDTEIPGIPQHIVTCSVCGEHVMDKKEIIVGGKPVCQFCAD encoded by the coding sequence ATGAATGATTATGAAGTTTTACTTAATAGGGCAAAAGATTTGCACGGTGAAGTGTGTCCTGGCGTAATTATGGGGACCCGAATGAGCATCGCCGCTATGAAAAAGCTTAATATGGATCCCTTAAAACCAAATGAGAACCTTATAGTAACTGTAGAAACAGATAGATGCATGCCTGATGCTGTACAGGCAATAACCGGATGTACTGTTGGCCGCAGGACTTTAAAATGCAGAGATTATGGTAAATTCGTGGCTACATTTGTGGATATGACTACTGGAGAAGCAGTCAGAGTATCTGCAAAAGATGATCTGGTAGATTCCACTCCTGGTCTTTGGACATGGTTTAAAGATGTAGCAGAACTAGCTAGAGAAAAAAATATGCCTAAGGTTATGGAAGAAAAGAAATCTGCAATTAAAAAACTATCTGAAATGCCAGATGAGGATCTGCTTTCTTTAGTGGAATTGCAAATAGATGATACTGAAATTCCAGGCATTCCTCAGCATATAGTGACATGCTCAGTATGCGGCGAACATGTAATGGATAAAAAAGAAATTATTGTGGGGGGTAAACCTGTCTGTCAGTTTTGTGCAGATTAA
- the cdhA gene encoding CO dehydrogenase/acetyl-CoA synthase complex subunit alpha, giving the protein MTPKNKPKEFKNDFWKSKNFKVSIGEIVENKEGETAPESMGPTPKPNITDLRSWDMKLLERYEPFYAPFCDMCCLCTFGKCDLTGKKGACGIDIQAQQARIVLLACCIGTAAHAGHGRHMVDHLIGKYGADFPIDLGMNIDIEAPLTRTIIGKKPKTLSDLEEVLSYTEEQLSHLLSACHTGQEGSSLDFESKALHAGLMDDLAREAGDLAQIVALGMPKGDENAPLIEMGLGTIDSKKPVVLCIGHNVVPGAGIMDYMEDHGLEEDVEVCGICCAAIDISRYNKAAKVVGPLSKQLKFIRSGVADVIVVDEQCIRTDVLEEAVKNKAAVIATTDKMCLGLPDLTDQDADEIVSKLVCREIDGALILDPEKVGEVATRVAMKIADERENLKILPDLDEIQEMAKECTECGWCVRVCPNGKPMMDAVVAAGKGDFSTFVELYEYDTCYSCGRCEQECERELPLMSMITKVGEHYIKDQKYNMRAGRGPVQDIEIRKVGAPIVLGDIPGVIAFVGCSNYPEGGLEVAKMAEEFLERNYIVVTTGCGAMSIGEYRDEEGKTLYEKYGGEFDAKGLVNMGSCVSNAHVSGACIKIANIFAQKPLEGNFEEIADYILNRVGACGVAWGAYSQKAAAIATGVNRWGIPAVIGPHGSKYRRLYLGRTDKKEKWNLNDLRSGEVVEGEPAPEHLLYAAENRGEATVMIAKLCIRPNDTSKGRQIKLNQYIDLHRKYFGTIPDDISKFIRNEKDIPITYKKDVMNMLEETGWEPRALPQEPSTMAFREKAKGK; this is encoded by the coding sequence GTGACACCGAAAAACAAACCTAAAGAATTCAAAAATGATTTTTGGAAGTCAAAAAATTTCAAAGTCTCAATTGGTGAAATAGTTGAAAATAAGGAAGGGGAAACAGCTCCTGAATCGATGGGGCCGACCCCTAAACCTAATATAACTGATTTAAGATCGTGGGACATGAAATTACTGGAAAGATACGAACCATTTTACGCGCCTTTTTGTGACATGTGCTGTTTATGTACATTTGGAAAGTGTGATTTAACTGGTAAGAAAGGAGCATGTGGAATTGATATACAGGCTCAACAAGCAAGAATAGTACTTTTGGCATGCTGCATAGGAACGGCAGCCCATGCTGGACATGGACGTCACATGGTGGACCATCTCATAGGAAAATATGGGGCAGATTTTCCTATAGATCTTGGAATGAATATAGATATAGAGGCACCGTTAACAAGGACAATTATAGGTAAAAAACCTAAAACATTAAGCGATTTGGAAGAAGTACTAAGTTATACGGAAGAACAGTTATCTCACCTTTTATCTGCATGTCACACTGGACAGGAAGGCAGTAGTCTTGATTTTGAATCAAAAGCGCTGCATGCTGGACTTATGGATGACCTTGCACGGGAGGCAGGGGATCTTGCGCAGATTGTAGCCCTTGGAATGCCTAAAGGTGATGAAAATGCTCCTTTAATAGAAATGGGGCTTGGAACAATTGACAGCAAAAAACCTGTAGTTCTGTGTATAGGACACAATGTAGTCCCAGGCGCTGGAATAATGGATTATATGGAAGATCATGGTCTTGAAGAAGATGTTGAAGTGTGCGGGATATGCTGTGCTGCAATCGATATTTCAAGATACAATAAAGCAGCTAAAGTGGTAGGCCCTCTTTCAAAGCAGCTTAAATTCATTAGAAGCGGTGTTGCAGATGTTATAGTTGTTGATGAACAATGTATACGGACTGATGTGCTTGAAGAAGCTGTAAAAAATAAAGCAGCAGTCATAGCCACCACAGATAAAATGTGTCTTGGGCTCCCAGACCTTACAGATCAAGATGCAGATGAAATAGTTTCCAAACTTGTTTGCAGGGAAATTGACGGTGCTTTGATACTTGACCCTGAAAAAGTTGGTGAAGTTGCCACAAGGGTAGCAATGAAAATTGCAGATGAACGTGAAAACCTCAAAATACTTCCAGATCTTGATGAAATTCAGGAAATGGCTAAAGAATGTACAGAATGCGGATGGTGTGTACGTGTATGTCCAAACGGTAAGCCTATGATGGATGCAGTTGTTGCAGCTGGTAAAGGCGATTTTTCTACATTTGTTGAACTGTACGAATATGACACATGTTATTCATGTGGAAGATGTGAACAGGAATGTGAAAGGGAACTTCCGCTCATGTCAATGATTACCAAGGTGGGAGAACACTACATAAAAGACCAGAAGTATAATATGAGGGCAGGTAGAGGGCCAGTTCAGGATATTGAAATAAGAAAAGTTGGTGCCCCAATTGTTCTTGGAGATATTCCTGGAGTTATAGCATTTGTAGGGTGCTCAAATTATCCTGAAGGCGGCTTAGAAGTCGCAAAAATGGCAGAAGAATTCCTTGAACGAAATTACATTGTTGTAACCACTGGCTGTGGAGCAATGTCTATAGGGGAATACAGAGACGAGGAAGGAAAAACACTCTATGAAAAATACGGCGGAGAATTTGATGCTAAAGGTCTTGTAAACATGGGGTCATGTGTTTCAAATGCCCATGTTTCAGGTGCATGTATAAAGATAGCCAATATTTTTGCTCAGAAACCCCTTGAAGGAAATTTCGAAGAAATCGCAGATTATATATTAAATAGAGTAGGTGCATGCGGTGTTGCATGGGGTGCTTATTCCCAGAAGGCTGCTGCAATAGCAACTGGGGTTAACCGATGGGGAATACCTGCTGTTATAGGGCCACACGGCTCAAAATATAGAAGACTTTACCTGGGAAGAACTGATAAGAAAGAAAAATGGAATCTCAATGATTTAAGATCGGGAGAAGTAGTTGAAGGAGAACCAGCGCCAGAACATTTACTGTACGCTGCTGAAAACCGCGGGGAAGCGACGGTGATGATTGCAAAATTGTGTATAAGGCCTAATGATACCTCAAAAGGAAGACAAATAAAATTAAATCAATATATAGACCTTCACAGGAAGTATTTTGGTACTATACCTGATGACATCTCTAAATTTATACGAAATGAGAAAGACATCCCTATAACCTACAAGAAAGACGTTATGAATATGCTGGAAGAGACGGGCTGGGAACCACGCGCACTTCCGCAGGAACCATCCACAATGGCCTTTAGGGAAAAGGCAAAGGGTAAATGA
- the cdhB gene encoding CO dehydrogenase/acetyl-CoA synthase complex subunit epsilon, whose protein sequence is MNERVIPWQPTVIAGPKQALLVTPETAEMMLKKAKRPLMIMGPLIKESSALPFAVLIAEKRNIPIVSTGDMFKTLNESDIKSKPYGVVEIVNLLKDPDWGGINGEGQHDLVLFIGVIYYIGSQGLSTLKHFAPHLKTLTLCKFFHSNADASFPNMKDEEWIKYLEKLAE, encoded by the coding sequence ATGAATGAAAGAGTAATCCCATGGCAGCCAACAGTTATAGCCGGCCCAAAACAGGCACTGCTTGTAACTCCAGAAACGGCAGAAATGATGCTTAAAAAAGCAAAAAGGCCTTTAATGATAATGGGGCCTCTTATAAAAGAGAGTTCTGCACTGCCATTTGCTGTACTAATTGCAGAAAAGCGGAATATTCCCATTGTAAGTACAGGAGATATGTTTAAAACACTGAATGAATCAGATATTAAGAGCAAGCCTTATGGAGTAGTTGAAATTGTGAATCTTCTTAAAGATCCAGATTGGGGAGGGATAAATGGAGAAGGACAGCATGATTTAGTCCTGTTTATTGGTGTAATTTATTATATAGGTTCTCAGGGACTTTCAACCCTGAAGCACTTTGCACCTCACCTTAAGACACTTACACTCTGTAAATTTTTCCATTCCAATGCAGATGCATCGTTCCCTAATATGAAAGACGAAGAATGGATCAAATATCTTGAAAAATTAGCAGAATAA
- the cdhC gene encoding CO dehydrogenase/CO-methylating acetyl-CoA synthase complex subunit beta: MFEDIPVDVSPMYEGERIRSANMFVELAGPKSVGAELIQVADDVEDGKIEVVGPELSAMKEGEIYPLGILAQIQGEKLEKELEGVIERRIHELCNYVKGFMHLNQRDQIWCRVSKESVNAGFKLEDLGKALSILLKEEFPIIEKISVSILTEESEVESFLETARAQYEVRDARARELSDEDVDVFYGCTMCQSFAPSHVCIVTPDRTALCGAINWFDCRAAAKMDPDGPIFEVEKGEVLDDVKGEYSNVNAVMAEKSQGMTERVYLHSVFEYPHTSCGCFEAVAFYIPELDGIGIVDRDFRGETPLGIPFSAMAGQCSGGKQVEGFTGLSLEYMRSPKFLQADGSYERIIWLPKEIKESLTDFIPEELFDKIPTEEDASSIKEIRRFLRESEHPVIERLKASKAAAAELEIIEDETEEVEVSEAPMAQVAYAPEISVPAAGGVRIILKNAKVYAEKVIIKRK, encoded by the coding sequence ATGTTTGAGGATATACCTGTTGATGTTAGCCCAATGTATGAAGGAGAACGTATAAGATCAGCAAACATGTTTGTTGAACTTGCAGGCCCTAAATCTGTCGGTGCAGAACTAATTCAAGTTGCAGATGACGTTGAAGACGGCAAAATAGAAGTCGTAGGTCCTGAACTCAGTGCCATGAAGGAAGGGGAAATCTATCCTTTAGGGATACTTGCACAAATTCAAGGAGAAAAACTCGAAAAAGAGTTAGAAGGAGTTATAGAACGTAGGATACATGAACTGTGTAACTATGTTAAAGGTTTCATGCACCTGAACCAGCGAGACCAGATATGGTGCCGTGTAAGTAAAGAATCAGTAAATGCCGGATTTAAACTTGAAGATCTTGGAAAAGCGCTTTCAATTCTCCTTAAGGAAGAGTTTCCGATCATAGAAAAAATATCAGTCAGCATACTTACAGAAGAAAGCGAAGTAGAATCATTCTTAGAAACAGCACGAGCACAGTATGAAGTAAGAGATGCAAGGGCAAGAGAATTAAGCGATGAAGATGTTGACGTGTTCTACGGCTGTACAATGTGCCAATCATTTGCACCAAGTCATGTATGTATCGTCACGCCTGATAGGACTGCGCTTTGCGGAGCTATAAACTGGTTTGACTGCAGAGCCGCAGCTAAAATGGATCCTGATGGACCAATATTTGAAGTTGAAAAAGGTGAAGTTTTAGATGATGTAAAGGGTGAGTACAGCAACGTAAACGCGGTCATGGCTGAAAAATCACAGGGTATGACTGAAAGAGTATATTTACACAGTGTATTTGAATATCCCCACACTTCATGCGGTTGTTTTGAAGCGGTCGCATTTTATATTCCTGAACTTGATGGAATTGGGATAGTAGATCGTGATTTTAGAGGGGAAACTCCGCTTGGAATTCCATTTTCAGCAATGGCGGGGCAGTGCTCTGGTGGAAAACAGGTAGAAGGATTTACAGGGCTTAGTCTGGAATACATGAGATCACCTAAGTTTTTACAGGCAGATGGAAGTTATGAAAGGATAATTTGGCTCCCAAAAGAGATAAAAGAGTCTCTAACTGATTTCATACCTGAAGAGTTATTTGATAAAATTCCAACTGAAGAGGATGCATCAAGCATTAAAGAAATCCGAAGATTCCTGCGTGAATCAGAACATCCGGTAATTGAAAGATTAAAAGCTTCTAAAGCAGCTGCAGCAGAACTTGAAATTATTGAAGATGAAACAGAAGAAGTTGAGGTATCGGAAGCTCCAATGGCCCAGGTTGCATATGCGCCTGAAATTTCAGTGCCGGCAGCAGGTGGAGTTAGAATAATACTTAAAAATGCGAAAGTTTACGCTGAAAAGGTAATAATCAAAAGGAAATAG